The proteins below come from a single Corylus avellana chromosome ca3, CavTom2PMs-1.0 genomic window:
- the LOC132174123 gene encoding ankyrin repeat-containing protein BDA1-like: MDQNLRDAAEQGNIDALYSLIEIDPEVLNKMDEIPFVETPLHVAAAAGQTQFAMEMMMLKPSFARKLNPNGFTPLLLAMQNNQTQLVRELVFVHEDLVCARGRWGMNLLHYAAQIGDLSLLTHFLRFYPKSIKDVTSRKETALHIALKNDMLDAFQLLVGWLRRAWRTNAEYWEYKMLNWIDLDGNTVLHIAASKNQPQVVRWLLDSTLLFVNAKNSEGFTALDIAVDSQTQADNQEMRNMLRRAGAKRASSLTKVVDWADYHRSPVTIYDKLCVLFLRQRTQLSNDFRSMLLVVAVLLVTIAYQAVLSPPGGFWQDNFIPGTNTQLNITAATGASGEDWKKIEEQD; the protein is encoded by the exons ATGGATCAGAATTTGAGGGATGCTGCCGAGCAAGGAAACATTGACGCCTTGTACTCGTTGATTGAAATCGACCCGGAAGTTTTGAACAAGATGGATGAGATTCCATTTGTTGAAACGCCTTTACACGTGGCTGCAGCTGCTGGACAGACCCAGTTTGCCATGGAGATGATGATGTTAAAGCCATCATTTGCTAGGAAGCTTAACCCCAATGGCTTCACCCCCTTGCTCCTTGCTATGCAAAATAACCAAACCCAGTTGGTGCGCGAGCTAGTTTTTGTTCATGAGGACCTTGTCTGTGCAAGAGGAAGGTGGGGTATGAATCTTTTACATTATGCAGCTCAAATAGGAGACCTCTCTCTATTGACTCATTTTCTAAGATTCTACCCCAAGTCTATTAAAGATGTGACAAGTCGAAAGGAGACTGCTCTGCATATTGCACTAAAAAACGACATGTTAGATGCCTTTCAGCTCCTGGTTGGATGGCTTCGGCGGGCCTGGCGTACAAATGCGGAATACTGGGAGTATAAGATGTTGAATTGGATAGATTTGGACGGTAACACTGTGTTGCACATCGCAGCATCCAAAAATCAACCCCAG GTGGTGAGGTGGTTATTGGATAGTACATTACTCTTTGTAAACGCCAAGAATTCAGAGGGTTTTACTGCTCTGGACATCGCGGTGGATAGTCAAACACAAGCGGACAACCAAGAGATGAGGAATATGCTACGCCGTGCCGGAGCAAAAAGAGCTTCATCTCTTACTAAGGTTGTAGATTGGGCAGATTACCACAGATCTCCTGTCACAATTTATGACAAGTTATGCGTACTTTTCTTGCGTCAGAGAACGCAACTGTCAAACGACTTTCGCAGTATGTTGTTGGTGGTTGCAGTACTGCTTGTAACAATTGCCTACCAAGCAGTACTCAGCCCCCCAGGAGGATTTTGGCAAGATAACTTCATTCCCGGAACTAATACCCAGCTCAATATCACAGCCGCCACCGGCGCAAGTGGTGAA GATTGGAAGAAAATAGAGGAACAAGATTAG
- the LOC132174121 gene encoding ankyrin repeat-containing protein BDA1-like has product MDPTLRDASEQGNLDGLYSSIARDPKVLDKIDEIPFVDTPLHVAAAAGQTQFAMEMMMLKPSFARKLDPNGFTPLLLAMHTNQIQLVLKRLKNHKDLVCAQGRGGMNPLHYAAQTGNLDLLAEILRVYPKSIEVVTSQGYKGGYVKNDMLDAFQLLVGWLRRTWFKNAGYWERSTLTWRDVDGNTVLHIAASKNQLQNSEGFTALDMVDNQEMRNMLCRARAKSASSLPTIVSWADYFRSPVTINEKLYRWFLCGKTLLSNDMRNMLLVVAVLLVTIAYQAVLSPPGGFWAR; this is encoded by the exons ATGGATCCGACTTTGAGGGACGCTTCTGAACAAGGAAACCTTGACGGCTTGTACTCGTCGATTGCAAGGGACCCGAAAGTTTTGGACAAGATCGATGAGATTCCGTTTGTTGACACCCCATTACACGTGGCTGCAGCTGCTGGACAGACCCAGTTTGCGATGGAGATGATGATGTTAAAGCCATCATTTGCTAGGAAGCTTGACCCAAATGGCTTCACCCCTTTGCTCCTTGCTATGCATACTAACCAAATCCAATTGGTGCTCAAGCGACTTAAAAATCATAAGGACCTTGTCTGCGCGCAAGGAAGGGGTGGTATGAATCCTTTACATTATGCAGCTCAAACAGGAAACCTCGATCTATTGGCTGAAATTTTAAGAGTCTACCCCAAGTCGATTGAAGTTGTGACAAGTCAAGGGtacaaaggcggttacg TGAAAAACGACATGTTAGATGCTTTTCAGCTCCTGGTTGGATGGCTTCGGCGAACCTGGTTTAAAAATGCGGGATACTGGGAGAGGTCGACGCTGACTTGGAGGGATGTGGATGGTAACACTGTGCTGCACATTGCAGCATCCAAAAATCAACTCCAG AATTCAGAGGGTTTTACTGCTCTGGACATGGTGGACAACCAAGAGATGAGGAATATGCTATGCCGTGCCAGAGCAAAAAGTGCTTCATCTCTTCCTACTATTGTTTCTTGGGCAGATTACTTCAGATCTCCTGTCACAATTAATGAGAAGTTATACAGATGGTTCTTATGTGGGAAAACGCTATTGTCAAACGACATGCGCAATATGCTGTTGGTGGTTGCTGTACTGCTTGTAACAATCGCCTACCAAGCAGTACTGAGCCCCCCTGGAGGATTTTGGGCAAGATAA